In the Uranotaenia lowii strain MFRU-FL chromosome 1, ASM2978415v1, whole genome shotgun sequence genome, CCCGTTAATCGCAGGATCGACGATGGCACCGTCAGTTAGCTGAGGTATTAGAAGCTCCGGTCCAATCATCATGGCCGTATTGCCGGTTATAATGCCTGGCTCGTTGTCTGGTTCTTGTGAAAACGACAACTTTCTTCGCTGCGGACAGGTCTCCGATACGCAGAGTTGACGTGTTCCGTTGGCTCTGTAATCGAAAAAGGAGTTCATCAACTCAGAAATTTTAACCTTGGAATCCGAAATACCTAGTATGTTTATGCCTGGAAACGTTCCGCCGATGCAGATCGATCAAGAACATCAAAAGACTTCCAAGTACTGCACAGGCTGAGCTGAAGTAATACCCAGCCTTACCGTAGCCGCTTTCGTTCATGTAGCCAGAGATTGGAACCCCCAAAGCAATCGGAATTGCCTGAGAAAACTGGACGAATCCCCAGGCTCTAGCAAAGTTCCTTGCCCGAACTTTTTCATAGGTATACATTTTCAGTGAATAGTGATAACCTCCACAGAAGATACCGTAGATCCATACGAACATCACGTAGCCATGGTAGTTGCCGTGGACTGCCGTCAGGGCCAGAATACAGAGGCCACACATCAACGTTGCCGTCTGGCAAAGGTACTGTCGCGCTATTCGACACTCTACACTATTTCTAACGACAAGCATCCCAAACGCGGCACAACCCAGGGTCCATGCCAACCCTAGGTACGTTTGGAGGATCATTACCTTGTCCCCGATTCCGTCCACTTCAACCTGATGGGCAAGGTAGAATATCGGTGTGTTGATCCCAAAAGcgctacaataaaaaaaaagattcaatatCTCAAAATCCACTCCACCCTTAAACAAGTCTCACCTAATCCCTGTGGACACCAGCAGTATCCGAACCGTCTTACTCCTCAGGGTGCTGAAGTCGAAGAACGGCGGTCGATCGTCGTGTTTGTTCTTGTCCTTGATTTTCCGTTTCTGGTTTTTCAAATGCAGTATGGCTCTACGTTGCGGATGGTACAGCGAGGCACTGCGATAGCACGTTCCCAGGATGAAGGTGATAAACACGGTCCCGGTGACGGCCTGTAAACCCAATCGCCACCCGATGGCGTCGATAGCGGATTTGATGAACGTCGACATGATCGCTATGCCCAGTCCACTGCCGGACACGATAAAGATTTCCACAAACTCTCGTCGTTTCTTGAAGTACTGGGCCACCATTAGCGTAGAGCAGTCCCGGGTCATACCGACCCCAACACCAACCACAGCACCtaaacaaaaagacaaaaacgcgATCGTTTTAGAACCGGAGTAATATTTGGAATCCTTTCGTAATCTCACCGTAGCTGAAGAACAGCTGATGGAACTGGGAGGCGAAGGATGTGAAGAGGCACCCTAGGGCTGTCACCAGACCTCCGATGACGGCCGTGAGGCGGGTGGACTTCCGTTTGCATACGGCTATTGTGATCGGGGAGATGAAGAGGGCTACGGCTGTGGAGAGCGCACCGAGCCATCCTGAGGAAGGAAACAAACACGGGTACAAGATCAGTTTAGCATTACAATTAAACAGAAGTTTGAGGAAGgaatgcaaattttaaagtcttATTTGAAGGTAGTTTTcgttagaatttaaatttaatttaaaaaatatgaatttttaga is a window encoding:
- the LOC129752115 gene encoding monocarboxylate transporter 12-like isoform X2 gives rise to the protein MSFSSNDTMRPLALQRSHSVPQLNSREDSGVGISGSGSCSGINNIGYESSGSNQHRHKHHHRHHYRHGAEVKIPYGARLVADLRQLMTLKQHYYPEGGWGWLLTVIGFTIHCICHGLHLSAGVFMVAMADVFRRGPTAAGWLGALSTAVALFISPITIAVCKRKSTRLTAVIGGLVTALGCLFTSFASQFHQLFFSYGAVVGVGVGMTRDCSTLMVAQYFKKRREFVEIFIVSGSGLGIAIMSTFIKSAIDAIGWRLGLQAVTGTVFITFILGTCYRSASLYHPQRRAILHLKNQKRKIKDKNKHDDRPPFFDFSTLRSKTVRILLVSTGISAFGINTPIFYLAHQVEVDGIGDKVMILQTYLGLAWTLGCAAFGMLVVRNSVECRIARQYLCQTATLMCGLCILALTAVHGNYHGYVMFVWIYGIFCGGYHYSLKMYTYEKVRARNFARAWGFVQFSQAIPIALGVPISGYMNESGYGKAGYYFSSACAVLGSLLMFLIDLHRRNVSRHKHTRANGTRQLCVSETCPQRRKLSFSQEPDNEPGIITGNTAMMIGPELLIPQLTDGAIVDPAINGADKLELTCISEEGIADMDLPDNLLDDLDYVGDCITSCNKVENYLMLSEFENNLSAEVPILLDKRGRKLSLSKTKALLNNCQLHYPDCNLEQLQQQQLLLQQQQQQQHPPIISPIMEQEDSGTDLQSQAHNHNHNHSSGSAAIGSHHAHHQNHHHKHHKQQQDEGGGEGGGGGGSGGMTSVSNGGKHCRLNQKWRPGHQQSGAFLSNRVISVIDEASV
- the LOC129752115 gene encoding monocarboxylate transporter 12-like isoform X3, whose translation is MSSLVRALSWPLLSQSQAGVGGPCSGGANDGDGLNDDDEGRNEPNGANGHHPGGMNGAARGKKNGLPPSPTFQQLMAARRLLCRRYYPEGGWGWIVIVVGILVHTMTHGIQLSFGLLLDYVMRYFGKRLTDTGWLGALSTAVALFISPITIAVCKRKSTRLTAVIGGLVTALGCLFTSFASQFHQLFFSYGAVVGVGVGMTRDCSTLMVAQYFKKRREFVEIFIVSGSGLGIAIMSTFIKSAIDAIGWRLGLQAVTGTVFITFILGTCYRSASLYHPQRRAILHLKNQKRKIKDKNKHDDRPPFFDFSTLRSKTVRILLVSTGISAFGINTPIFYLAHQVEVDGIGDKVMILQTYLGLAWTLGCAAFGMLVVRNSVECRIARQYLCQTATLMCGLCILALTAVHGNYHGYVMFVWIYGIFCGGYHYSLKMYTYEKVRARNFARAWGFVQFSQAIPIALGVPISGYMNESGYGKAGYYFSSACAVLGSLLMFLIDLHRRNVSRHKHTRANGTRQLCVSETCPQRRKLSFSQEPDNEPGIITGNTAMMIGPELLIPQLTDGAIVDPAINGADKLELTCISEEGIADMDLPDNLLDDLDYVGDCITSCNKVENYLMLSEFENNLSAEVPILLDKRGRKLSLSKTKALLNNCQLHYPDCNLEQLQQQQLLLQQQQQQQHPPIISPIMEQEDSGTDLQSQAHNHNHNHSSGSAAIGSHHAHHQNHHHKHHKQQQDEGGGEGGGGGGSGGMTSVSNGGKHCRLNQKWRPGHQQSGAFLSNRVISVIDEASV
- the LOC129752115 gene encoding monocarboxylate transporter 10-like isoform X1 → MRILFHNENYATYEDSGVATSADAHSLVFDEPITPPPTSAVPDLGKCTSPPDGPLAALAAAAALGAVASTTAATGRSGSCTTTSGATNSTQPTTTSTTSNGQVPAAGAGTGGHCASSRMSNTSTSSTIKQHYYPEGGWGWIIVVVGIFIHVLTHGLQTSVGVVIVAARRRYRIDSIVDTGWLGALSTAVALFISPITIAVCKRKSTRLTAVIGGLVTALGCLFTSFASQFHQLFFSYGAVVGVGVGMTRDCSTLMVAQYFKKRREFVEIFIVSGSGLGIAIMSTFIKSAIDAIGWRLGLQAVTGTVFITFILGTCYRSASLYHPQRRAILHLKNQKRKIKDKNKHDDRPPFFDFSTLRSKTVRILLVSTGISAFGINTPIFYLAHQVEVDGIGDKVMILQTYLGLAWTLGCAAFGMLVVRNSVECRIARQYLCQTATLMCGLCILALTAVHGNYHGYVMFVWIYGIFCGGYHYSLKMYTYEKVRARNFARAWGFVQFSQAIPIALGVPISGYMNESGYGKAGYYFSSACAVLGSLLMFLIDLHRRNVSRHKHTRANGTRQLCVSETCPQRRKLSFSQEPDNEPGIITGNTAMMIGPELLIPQLTDGAIVDPAINGADKLELTCISEEGIADMDLPDNLLDDLDYVGDCITSCNKVENYLMLSEFENNLSAEVPILLDKRGRKLSLSKTKALLNNCQLHYPDCNLEQLQQQQLLLQQQQQQQHPPIISPIMEQEDSGTDLQSQAHNHNHNHSSGSAAIGSHHAHHQNHHHKHHKQQQDEGGGEGGGGGGSGGMTSVSNGGKHCRLNQKWRPGHQQSGAFLSNRVISVIDEASV